One Verrucomicrobiota bacterium DNA segment encodes these proteins:
- a CDS encoding dihydrofolate reductase family protein, with protein MRAKCSVFIATSLDGYIAREDGRIDWLDQANASIPPGEDCGYWEFISTVDTMVMGRRTFEQVLSFPEWPYGQTPVVVLSRGLKELPQGVLPSVSLSKESPEVLVARLSAGGSKHLYIDGGLTIQGFLDAGLIDEMTITRIPILIGQGKTLFGPVERDIPLEHITTHVYEFGFVQSMYRIVGKSEEGWETTDHTQ; from the coding sequence ACCAGCTTGGATGGTTACATCGCCCGGGAGGATGGACGGATTGATTGGTTAGATCAGGCGAATGCCAGCATTCCTCCGGGGGAGGACTGTGGTTATTGGGAATTTATCTCCACGGTCGATACAATGGTGATGGGGCGTAGGACATTTGAACAGGTCTTGTCATTCCCCGAGTGGCCATACGGGCAGACCCCGGTAGTGGTGCTCAGCCGGGGCTTGAAGGAACTGCCACAGGGGGTCCTGCCTTCGGTGAGTCTTTCCAAGGAGTCTCCAGAGGTGCTCGTCGCGCGTTTATCGGCGGGGGGGAGTAAACATTTGTATATTGATGGGGGTCTTACGATTCAAGGTTTTCTGGATGCGGGACTCATTGATGAAATGACCATTACCCGTATCCCCATCCTGATCGGGCAGGGGAAAACCCTTTTTGGTCCGGTCGAGCGGGACATCCCCCTTGAACACATCACCACACACGTTTACGAATTCGGTTTTGTGCAAAGCATGTACCGGATCGTTGGAAAAAGCGAAGAAGGATGGGAAACGACGGATCACACGCAGTGA